Proteins encoded within one genomic window of Spirochaeta isovalerica:
- a CDS encoding flagellar filament outer layer protein FlaA, whose translation MKKLILPLFLMILFSAELFSQATVPAGEPDPARTGVTTAQQKLKEVSVNKFEDAGFWYGMMPADEGIIAVRRFEGSPLDKEPIEDEAVFGIVEEDKFVLGTKVSFYRRGVASFGIRPVRPIPIEGITKTISVWIAGRNTNHVLELMIEDHFGNEAYINMGKLNFSGWKKITVSVPPNIIQRDYHYNNKMGIMVTGFNVQCEIDETYGNYYIYFDDLRAVTDVFAEENRDLDDMNDSW comes from the coding sequence ATGAAAAAACTGATTTTACCACTATTTTTAATGATTCTTTTTTCTGCAGAGCTTTTTTCACAGGCAACAGTTCCGGCTGGAGAACCTGATCCGGCGAGAACGGGAGTTACGACAGCCCAGCAGAAGTTGAAAGAAGTTTCTGTAAACAAATTCGAAGATGCCGGATTCTGGTACGGAATGATGCCTGCCGATGAAGGAATCATCGCTGTGAGACGTTTCGAGGGTTCTCCTCTCGATAAAGAACCAATAGAAGATGAAGCCGTCTTTGGTATTGTAGAAGAAGATAAGTTTGTCCTCGGTACAAAAGTCTCCTTCTACAGAAGAGGTGTGGCCTCCTTCGGTATTAGACCTGTTCGACCTATTCCCATTGAGGGGATTACTAAAACCATATCAGTCTGGATTGCCGGTAGAAACACTAACCATGTTCTGGAACTGATGATTGAAGATCATTTTGGTAATGAAGCCTATATCAATATGGGTAAGCTGAACTTTTCCGGTTGGAAAAAAATTACAGTGTCTGTACCTCCGAATATCATTCAGAGAGATTATCATTACAATAACAAGATGGGTATTATGGTTACCGGTTTTAATGTCCAATGCGAAATCGATGAAACCTATGGGAATTACTATATTTATTTTGATGATTTGAGAGCTGTTACCGATGTTTTTGCAGAAGAGAACAGAGATCTTGATGATATGAATGATTCCTGGTAA
- the infC gene encoding translation initiation factor IF-3 translates to MLAVKDLRINEQIRVREVRLIDDQGEQRGIISTREALDMAKELNVDLVEVAPQSKPPVCKLLDYGKYKFELEKKNREQKKKQKLVKLKEVRMQPKIEKHDLEFKTKFVQDFLNQGNKVKVTIRFRGRELAHTELGKVVLDKLLLLLDEGSFNVDTPPRMEGRFMSMLLSPRSKK, encoded by the coding sequence ATGTTGGCTGTTAAGGATTTAAGAATTAATGAACAGATTCGTGTTAGGGAAGTAAGATTGATCGATGATCAGGGGGAACAGAGAGGTATAATTTCTACCCGTGAAGCATTGGATATGGCGAAAGAGCTCAATGTTGACCTCGTGGAAGTTGCACCTCAGTCAAAACCGCCTGTATGTAAGCTCCTCGACTACGGAAAATATAAATTCGAGCTTGAAAAAAAGAATAGAGAACAGAAAAAGAAACAGAAACTAGTCAAGCTGAAAGAAGTCAGAATGCAGCCGAAAATTGAGAAGCACGACCTGGAGTTCAAAACCAAGTTTGTCCAGGACTTTCTCAACCAGGGTAATAAAGTGAAAGTAACTATCCGTTTCAGGGGACGTGAGCTTGCTCACACAGAACTTGGAAAGGTGGTTCTAGATAAATTATTATTACTTCTTGACGAAGGCTCGTTTAATGTGGATACTCCTCCGAGAATGGAGGGCCGATTCATGTCCATGTTGTTGAGCCCGAGATCGAAGAAATAA
- a CDS encoding flagellar filament outer layer protein FlaA, with protein MKRGSLFIIGLILLVILPVGSAFGDERTLKLESRVIESFDAPGDITFEDGNPVYWQVRGDKFSMEGYPKMAYAPETWPIDLFGKNPENRAELQAFGVNGRFVRQGYNTIEIIPGDGEGDNWTERELPLPGRVRMFDFWIWGSNYNYSIEAHFRDYMGMTHRFEMIPAGAGRQSPGSINFEGWRNMYIDIPGYVRQAQVHKPNYKGLVLTKLVLRTHPEEAVDNFYIYIDNLKVLTDFHESFYDGFELSTPEKMTEIWGAE; from the coding sequence ATGAAGCGAGGCAGCCTGTTCATTATAGGTTTGATATTACTAGTAATTCTGCCCGTTGGTTCAGCGTTCGGTGATGAGAGGACTTTGAAACTGGAGTCCCGTGTTATCGAATCGTTTGATGCCCCCGGCGACATCACTTTCGAGGACGGAAACCCTGTCTACTGGCAAGTAAGGGGTGATAAGTTCTCTATGGAAGGTTATCCCAAGATGGCTTACGCACCAGAAACCTGGCCGATCGATCTTTTCGGGAAAAATCCCGAGAACCGGGCGGAACTGCAGGCATTCGGTGTAAACGGTAGATTCGTAAGACAGGGATATAACACAATTGAGATTATACCAGGTGACGGAGAAGGCGATAATTGGACCGAAAGAGAACTGCCTCTTCCCGGACGGGTTAGAATGTTCGATTTCTGGATTTGGGGTTCCAATTATAATTATTCAATTGAAGCACACTTCAGAGATTATATGGGGATGACTCATCGCTTTGAAATGATTCCCGCCGGTGCCGGCAGGCAGTCCCCGGGAAGTATAAATTTTGAAGGGTGGAGAAATATGTATATCGATATTCCCGGCTACGTAAGGCAGGCTCAGGTCCACAAACCCAACTACAAAGGTCTTGTTCTTACCAAGCTTGTTTTGAGAACCCATCCGGAAGAAGCGGTTGACAATTTCTATATATATATAGATAACCTTAAGGTCCTGACAGACTTCCACGAATCTTTCTATGATGGTTTTGAACTTTCCACTCCTGAAAAGATGACAGAAATTTGGGGAGCTGAATAA
- a CDS encoding sensor histidine kinase, whose protein sequence is MDNKCCSKDKLRTISQFSNLSENELTVIAGVCHCREFKQNEIIFREGDVADSVYLLIEGFVEIWKNYGTGKKDILARQDQGNIVGEMAVIDELKRSASVIAGQDMIVYIIPRDEFISLLRRLPELSFEFMKSISMLVRNSNENFINELQDRNLKLEKTNKKILQMQDELLRKERLSTVGQFSSMILHDLRNPISVIKGYSDILLMKDCDPKSVRDYAGAIQREALNLNNLAGEMLDYSRGEIKLNLTVTILDSLIDEVFSVVKRKMIGDKITLIKEINFNEPVLIDNDRFFRVLVNLCDNSRKALYNGGEIKVIIDKDKDDFLIQVIDDGDGIEKEKLEQIFDPFTSFSRAGGTGLGMVIVKNIVEAHKGSISVKSEEHLGTTVTILLPLMQ, encoded by the coding sequence ATGGATAATAAATGCTGTTCTAAGGATAAACTAAGAACGATCTCTCAGTTCAGTAATCTGAGTGAAAACGAACTGACTGTAATAGCCGGCGTCTGTCACTGCCGCGAATTTAAACAAAACGAAATAATTTTCCGGGAAGGCGATGTCGCAGATTCCGTATATCTTCTCATTGAAGGTTTTGTAGAAATCTGGAAGAACTATGGGACAGGAAAAAAAGATATCCTTGCACGACAGGATCAGGGTAACATCGTGGGAGAGATGGCTGTTATCGATGAACTGAAAAGAAGTGCATCCGTCATCGCAGGACAGGATATGATTGTATATATTATTCCCAGAGATGAGTTTATTTCCCTTTTGCGAAGACTGCCTGAATTATCTTTTGAATTCATGAAATCCATTTCCATGCTTGTTAGAAATAGCAATGAGAATTTTATAAATGAGCTTCAGGATCGGAATTTAAAACTGGAAAAGACAAATAAGAAGATACTTCAAATGCAGGATGAGCTACTCAGAAAGGAACGTTTATCAACCGTAGGTCAATTTTCATCAATGATTCTGCATGATCTTAGAAATCCCATATCCGTTATCAAAGGTTATTCAGATATCCTGCTTATGAAAGATTGTGACCCGAAAAGTGTTAGGGATTACGCTGGCGCAATACAGAGAGAAGCTCTGAATCTCAATAATCTAGCGGGAGAAATGCTTGATTATTCCCGGGGTGAAATCAAACTGAATTTAACCGTTACTATTCTTGACTCCCTGATTGATGAAGTATTTTCTGTCGTTAAGCGAAAAATGATCGGAGATAAAATAACACTTATAAAAGAAATAAATTTCAATGAGCCGGTTTTAATAGATAATGATCGCTTTTTCAGAGTCCTGGTTAATTTATGCGATAACTCAAGAAAGGCGCTATATAATGGCGGAGAGATTAAAGTCATTATCGATAAGGATAAAGATGATTTTCTAATACAAGTCATAGATGACGGTGATGGAATAGAAAAGGAAAAACTGGAACAGATCTTTGATCCCTTTACATCTTTTTCCAGAGCTGGCGGAACAGGCTTGGGTATGGTTATCGTAAAAAACATTGTCGAAGCACACAAAGGCAGTATTTCTGTAAAAAGTGAAGAACACCTCGGTACAACAGTTACTATATTATTGCCTCTGATGCAGTAA
- the rpmI gene encoding 50S ribosomal protein L35 translates to MPKMKTRKSAAKRYKMTASGKVKYKKQGTRHILTKKSAKRKRNLRHPDVVDKVEVPRIKKLLPYG, encoded by the coding sequence ATGCCTAAAATGAAGACACGTAAAAGTGCGGCAAAGAGATATAAGATGACTGCTTCCGGTAAAGTTAAGTACAAGAAGCAGGGAACTCGTCATATTCTCACGAAAAAATCCGCCAAGCGCAAAAGAAACCTCAGACACCCTGACGTTGTCGATAAGGTCGAGGTTCCCAGAATCAAAAAACTGTT
- a CDS encoding BMP family ABC transporter substrate-binding protein: MKKTIPLFFSLFLFISCGQIKSVVIVDTWWDEAYSGLANLKKEAFWAGLKAFQPVSVIEMDSEESAYNFLNSLMEKQNELTVILSPVFNSYTKNWVFDEKKINYIILNGFYDDPADNVIAVYSSREEVYREAGMKAARYSESHSNCSVAAVFYNGTEARRSERDSFIQGFNEAGVSGKLLVSDQQTYAGGEKLKSFISSAPEKDVGLFFFSASSLNPFCFEQAQTLSIPISGENLNSSGLHSELIEFSIDDDMVRIVKTALKMGLDGEVENDLPVFPLLKEKGIHF, from the coding sequence ATGAAAAAAACCATTCCTCTGTTTTTCAGCCTTTTCCTGTTTATTTCCTGCGGCCAGATCAAATCAGTTGTTATCGTCGATACATGGTGGGACGAGGCTTACAGTGGTCTGGCAAATCTTAAGAAAGAGGCTTTCTGGGCCGGATTGAAAGCATTTCAGCCGGTTTCCGTCATAGAGATGGATTCAGAAGAATCAGCTTATAATTTCCTTAATAGCCTCATGGAAAAACAGAATGAGTTAACAGTCATTCTCTCTCCGGTTTTCAATAGTTATACAAAAAATTGGGTGTTCGATGAAAAAAAAATCAACTATATAATATTAAATGGATTTTATGATGATCCTGCCGATAATGTAATAGCAGTTTACAGTTCCAGAGAAGAGGTGTATCGCGAAGCCGGTATGAAAGCGGCACGATATTCAGAATCTCACAGTAATTGTTCTGTTGCGGCAGTATTCTATAATGGAACGGAAGCACGCCGCAGCGAGAGAGACAGTTTTATTCAAGGCTTTAACGAAGCCGGTGTTTCCGGAAAGCTCCTGGTCTCTGATCAGCAGACTTATGCCGGCGGTGAAAAACTGAAGAGCTTTATCAGCTCTGCTCCGGAAAAAGATGTCGGCCTATTCTTTTTTTCGGCATCTTCTTTAAATCCTTTCTGCTTTGAACAAGCTCAAACTCTCTCTATACCCATATCGGGTGAAAATTTAAACAGTTCAGGCTTGCATAGTGAACTGATTGAGTTTTCCATTGATGATGATATGGTCAGAATAGTAAAAACTGCGCTGAAAATGGGACTCGACGGAGAAGTTGAAAATGATTTACCTGTTTTTCCATTGCTTAAGGAGAAGGGAATTCATTTTTAA